Proteins encoded within one genomic window of Pseudorasbora parva isolate DD20220531a chromosome 3, ASM2467924v1, whole genome shotgun sequence:
- the LOC137071059 gene encoding myosin heavy chain, fast skeletal muscle-like, whose translation MEQIKRNSQRVIESMQGTLDSEVRSRNDALRIKKKMEGDLNEMEIQLSHANRQAAEAQKQLRNVQGQLKDAQLHLDDALRGQEDMKEQVAMVERRNTLMQSEIEELRAALEQTERGRKVAEQELVDASERVGLLHSQNTSLLNTKKKLEADLVQVQSEVDDTVQEARNAEEKAKKAITDAAMMAEELKKEQDTSAHLERMKKNLEVTVKDLQHRLDEAENLAMKGGKKQLQKLESRVRELEAEVDAEQRRGGDAVKGVRKYERRVKELTYQTEEDKKNINRLQDLVDKLQLKVKAYKRQSEEAEEQANTHLSKLRKVQHELEEAEERADIAESQVNKLRAKSRDAGKAKEE comes from the exons ATGGAGCAGATCAAGAGGAACAGCCAGAGAGTCATTGAATCCATGCAgggcactctggactctgaagtCAGGAGCAGGAATGATGCCCTGAGAATCAAGAAGAAGATGGAGGGAGACCTTAATGAGATGGAGATTCAGCTGAGCCATGCCAATCGCCAGGCTGCTGAGGCCCAGAAACAGCTCAGGAATGTTCAGGGACAACTAAAG GATGCTCAACTGCACCTTGACGATGCCCTGAGAGGTCAGGAAGACATGAAGGAGCAGGTGGCCATGGTGGAGCGCAGAAACACTCTGATGCAGTCTGAGATTGAGGAGCTGAGAGCTGCTCTGGAGCAGACAGAGAGAGGCCGCAAAGTGGCTGAACAAGAGCTGGTGGACGCCAGTGAGCGTGTCGGGCTGTTGCACTCTCAG aacacAAGTCTCCTGAATACCAAGAAGAAGCTTGAGGCTGACCTTGTTCAGGTCCAGAGTGAAGTTGATGACACTGTACAGGAAGCCAGAAATGCAGAGGAGAAGGCCAAGAAAGCCATTACTGAT GCTGCAATGATGGCAGAAGAGCTCAAGAAAGAGCAGGACACCAGTGCTCACCTTGAGAGGATGAAGAAGAATCTGGAGGTCACAGTGAAGGACCTTCAGCACCGTCTGGATGAGGCTGAGAATCTGGCCATGAAGGGAGGAAAGAAACAACTCCAGAAGTTGGAGAGCAGG GTCCGTGAGCTTGAGGCTGAAGTTGACGCAGAGCAGAGACGTGGGGGTGATGCTGTTAAAGGTGTCCGCAAATATGAGAGGAGAGTGAAAGAACTCACTTATCAG acTGAGGAGGATAAGAAAAACATCAACAGACTTCAGGATCTGGTTGataagctgcagctgaaggTCAAAGCCTACAAGAGGCAGTCTGAGGAGGCA GAGGAGCAAGCCAACACTCATCTGTCCAAGTTGAGGAAGGTGCAGCATGAACTGGAAGAGGCTGAAGAGCGTGCTGACATTGCTGAGTCTCAGGTCAACAAGCTCAGAGCCAAGAGCCGTGATGCTGGAAAG GCCAAAGAAGAGTGA
- the LOC137071054 gene encoding myosin heavy chain, fast skeletal muscle-like, translated as MSTDAEMAVYGKAAIYLRKPEKERIEAQNKPFDAKTACYVADDKELYLKGTIKSKEGGKVTVVLLDTKEERVAKEDDVYPMNPPKYDKIEDMAMMTHLNEASVLYNLKERYAAWMIYTYSGLFCATVNPYKWLPVYDSEVVAAYRGKKRMEAPPHIFSVSDNAYQFMLTDRENQSVLITGESGAGKTVNTKRVIQYFATVAVQGDKKKDQTPGKMQGSLEDQIIAANPLLEAYGNAKTVRNDNSSRFGKFIRIHFGTSGKLASADIETYLLEKSRVSFQLPDERGYHIFYQMMTNHKPELIEMTLITTNPYDFPMCSQGQITVASIDDKVELEATDSAIDILGFSNEEKMGIYKFTGAVLHHGNMKFKQKQREEQAEPDGTEEADKIAYLLGLNSADMLKALCYPRVKVGNEFVTKGQTVPQVYNSVSALAKSIYERMFLWMVIRINQMLDTKQQRNFFIGVLDIAGFEIFDFNSMEQLCINFTNEKLQQFFNHHMFVLEQEEYKKEGIVWEFIDFGMDLAACIELIEKPMGIFSILEEECMFPKASDTTFKNKLYDQHLGKNNAFQKPKPAKGKAEAHFSLVHYAGTVDYNINGWLDKNKDPLNESVVQLYQKSSVKLLATLYPPVVEETGGGKKGGKKKGGSMQTVSSQFRENLGKLMTNLRSTHPHFVRCLIPNESKTPGLMENFLVIHQLRCNGVLEGIRICRKGFPSRILYGDFKQRYKVLNASVIPEGQFMDNKKASEKLLGSIDVNHDEYKFGHTKVFFKAGLLGTLEEMRDEKLAALVTMTQALCRGYLMRREFVKMMERRESIYTIQYNIRSFMNVKHWPWMKVYYKIKPLLKSAETEKELATMKEDFVKCKEDLAKAEAKKKELEEKMVSLLQEKNDLQLQVAAEAENLSDAEERCEGLIKSKIQLEAKLKETTERLEDEEEINAELTAKKRKLEDECSELKKDIDDLELTLAKVEKEKHATENKVKNLTEEMAAQDESIAKLTKEKKALQEAHQQTLDDLQAEEDKVNTLTKSKTKLEQQVDDLEGSLEQEKKLRMDLERAKRKLEGDLKLAQESIMDLENDKQQSEEKIKKKDFETSQLLSKIEDEQSLGAQLQKKIKELQARIEELEEEIEAERAARAKVEKQRADLSRELEEISERLEEAGGATAAQIEMNKKREAEFQKLRRDLEESTLQHEATAAALRKKQADSVAELGEQIDNLQRVKQKLEKEKSEYKMEIDDLSSNMEAVAKGKANLEKMCRTLEDQLSEIKSKSDESIRQINDLSAQRARLQTENGEFGRQLEEKEALVSQLTRGKQAFTQQIEELKRQNEEEVKAKNALAHAVQSARHDCDLLREQFEEEQEAKAELQRGMSKANSEVAQWRTKYETDAIQRTEELEESKKKLAQRLQEAEEQIEAVNSKCASLEKTKQRLQGEVEDLMIDVERANALAANLDKKQRNFDKVLAEWKQKYEEGQAELEGAQKEARSLSTELFKMKNSYEETLDQLETLKRENKNLQQEISDLTEQLGETGKSIHELEKAKKTVETEKSEIQTALEEAEGTLEHEESKILRVQLELNQVKSEIDRKLAEKDEEMEQIKRNSQRVIESMQGTLDSEVRSRNDALRIKKKMEGDLNEMEIQLSHANRQAAEAQKQLRNVQGQLKDAQLHLDDALRGQEDMKEQVAMVERRNTLMQSEIEELRAALEQTERGRKVAEQELVDASERVGLLHSQNTSLLNTKKKLEADLVQVQSEVDDTVQEARNAEEKAKKAITDAAMMAEELKKEQDTSAHLERMKKNLEVTVKDLQHRLDEAENLAMKGGKKQLQKLESRVRELEAEVDAEQRRGGDAVKGVRKYERRVKELTYQTEEDKKNINRLQDLVDKLQLKVKAYKRQSEEAEEQANTHLSKLRKVQHELEEAEERADIAESQVNKLRAKSRDAGKAKEE; from the exons ATGAGTACGGACGCGGAGATGGCCGTTTATGGCAAGGCTGCCATTTACCTTCGTAAGCCTGAGAAGGAGAGAATCGAGGCTCAGAACAAACCATTTGATGCCAAGACTGCCTGCTATGTGGCTGATGACAAAGAGTTGTATCTCAAGGGAACAATCAAGAGCAAAGAGGGTGGCAAAGTCACAGTTGTTTTGCTTGACACTAAGGAG GAAAGAGTTGCTAAGGAAGATGATGTCTACCCAATGAATCCTCCCAAGTATGACAAGATTGAGGACATGGCCATGATGACCCATCTCAATGAAGCCTCTGTGCTGTATAACCTCAAAGAGCGTTATGCTGCATGGATGATCTAC ACCTACTCTGGACTCTTCTGTGCAACTGTGAACCCCTACAAGTGGCTCCCAGTGTATGATTCAGAAGTTGTGGCTGCCTACAGAGGCAAAAAGCGTATGGAGGCCCCACCCCACATCTTCTCTGTCTCTGACAATGCCTATCAGTTCATGCTGACTG ACAGAGAAAACCAGTCTGTCCTGATTAC TGGAGAATCTGGTGCTGGAAAGACTGTGAACACCAAACGTGTCATCCAGTACTTTGCCACAGTTGCAGTTCAGGGTGATAAGAAGAAAGACCAGACTCCCGGCAAAATGCAG GGCTCTCTTGAGGACCAGATCATTGCTGCCAACCCTCTGCTAGAGGCTTACGGTAATGCCAAGACTGTGAGAAATGACAACTCCTCTCGTTTT GGTAAATTCATCAGAATTCACTTCGGTACATCTGGAAAACTGGCTAGTGCTGACATTGAGACAT ATCTGCTGGAGAAGTCTAGAGTGTCATTCCAGCTTCCAGATGAGAGAGGCTACCACATCTTCTACCAGATGATGACCAACCATAAGCCTGAGCTGATTG aaatgacgCTCATCACCACCAACCCCTATGACTTCCCCATGTGCAGTCAGGGTCAGATCACAGTGGCCAGCATTGATGATAAAGTGGAGCTGGAGGCTACGGAT AGTGCTATTGACATTCTGGGCTTTAGTAATGAGGAGAAAATGGGCATCTACAAGTTCACTGGAGCTGTGCTTCATCATGGCAACATGAAGTTCAAGCAGAAGCAGCGTGAGGAGCAGGCTGAGCCTGATGGCACAGAGG AGGCTGACAAAATTGCCTACCTTCTGGGTTTGAACTCTGCTGATATGCTGAAGGCTTTGTGCTACCCCAGAGTCAAGGTCGGAAATGAGTTTGTGACCAAAGGCCAGACTGTCCCACAG GTGTATAACTCTGTTAGTGCCTTGGCCAAATCTATCTATGAGAGGATGTTCTTGTGGATGGTCATTCGAATCAACCAGATGTTGGACACAAAACAACAAAGGAATTTCTTCATTGGTGTGCTGGATATTGCTGGATTTGAGATCTTTGAT TTCAACAGCATGGAGCAGCTGTGCATCAACTTCACCAATGAGAAACTGCAACAGTTTTTCAACCATCACATGTTTGTGCTGGAACAAGAGGAATACAAGAAGGAGGGCATTGTTTGGGAGTTCATTGACTTTGGCATGGACTTGGCTGCTTGCATTGAGCTCATTGAGAAG CCCATGGGTATCTTCTCCATCCTTGAAGAGGAGTGCATGTTCCCCAAGGCTTCAGACACTACCTTCAAGAACAAGCTGTATGATCAGCATCTTGGCAAGAATAATGCCTTCCAGAAACCAAAGCCTGCCAAAGGCAAGGCTGAAGCCCACTTCTCCCTGGTTCACTACGCTGGAACTGTGGACTACAACATCAATGGCTGGCTGGACAAGAACAAGGATCCACTGAACGAGTCTGTTGTACAGCTGTACCAGAAGTCTTCCGTCAAACTACTGGCTACTCTCTACCCACCTGTTGTTGAGG AGACTGGTGGCGGCAAGAAAGGAGGCAAGAAGAAGGGTGGCTCCATGCAGACTGTGTCTTCTCAGTTCAGA GAGAACTTGGGTAAACTCATGACCAACTTGAGGAGCACTCACCCTCACTTTGTGCGTTGCCTGATTCCCAATGAGTCCAAGACTCCAg GTCTCATGGAGAACTTCCTGGTTATCCACCAGCTGAGGTGTAACGGTGTACTGGAGGGTATCAGAATCTGCAGAAAGGGTTTCCCCAGCAGAATCCTCTATGGTGACTTCAAGCAGAG ATACAAGGTGCTGAATGCCAGTGTTATCCCAGAGGGACAGTTTATGGATAACAAGAAGGCCAGTGAGAAACTCCTGGGATCCATCGACGTTAATCATGACGAGTACAAATTTGGACACACAAAG gtGTTCTTCAAAGCTGGTCTTCTGGGTACTCTTGAGGAGATGCGTGATGAGAAACTGGCTGCTCTGGTCACAATGACTCAGGCTCTGTGCCGTGGCTACCTGATGAGGAGGGAGTTTGTGAAGATGATGGAAAGGAG GGAGTCTATTTACACCATCCAATACAACATCCGCTCATTCATGAATGTCAAACACTGGCCATGGATGAAGGTTTACTACAAGATTAAGCCTCTGCTGAAGAGTGCCGAGACTGAGAAGGAGCTGGCAACGATGAAAGAGGACTTTGTAAAATGCAAAGAAGATCTTGCCAAGGCTGAAGCTAAAAAGAAGGAGCTTGAAGAGAAGATGGTATCACTGCTGCAAGAGAAAAATGATCTCCAGCTGCAAGTAGCAGCT GAAGCTGAGAATCTCTCAGATGCAGAGGAGAGGTGTGAGGGTCTGATCAAGAGCAAAATTCAGCTTGAAGCTAAACTCAAAGAGACAACTGAGAGACTGGAGGATGAGGAAGAAATCAATGCTGAGCTGACAGCTAAGAAGAGGAAACTGGAGGATGAGTGCTCTGAGCTGAAGAAAGACATTGATGACCTCGAGCTCACCTTGGCTAAAGTGGAGAAGGAGAAACATGCCACTGAGAATAAG GTCAAGAACTTGACTGAGGAAATGGCAGCTCAGGATGAGAGCATTGCTAAGCTTACGAAGGAGAAGAAAGCCCTCCAAGAGGCACATCAGCAGACACTGGATGATCTTCAGGCCGAGGAGGACAAAGTCAACACCCTGACCAAATCCAAGACAAAGCTTGAGCAGCAAGTTGATGAT CTTGAGGGTTCCCTTGAACAAGAGAAGAAGCTCCGGATGGATCTTGAGAGAGCCAAGAGAAAGCTTGAAGGAGACCTGAAATTAGCCCAAGAGTCCATCATGGACCTGGAGAATGACAAGCAGCAATCTGaggagaaaataaaaaa GAAAGACTTTGAAACGAGTCAGCTGCTTAGCAAGATAGAAGATGAGCAATCTCTGGGTGCTCAACTCCAAAAGAAGATCAAGGAGCTTcag GCACGCATTGAGGAACTGGAGGAAGAGATTGAGGCTGAGCGTGCTGCTCGTGCCAAGGTTGAGAAGCAAAGAGCTGATCTCTCCAGGGAACTTGAGGAGATCAGTGAGAGGCTTGAGGAGGCTGGAGGAGCCACTGCTGCTCAGATCGAGATGAATAAGAAGAGAGAAGCTGAATTCCAGAAGCTGCGTCGTGATCTTGAAGAGTCCACCCTCCAGCATGAAGCTACTGCTGCTGCCCTCCGCAAGAAGCAGGCAGACAGTGTGGCTGAGCTTGGAGAGCAAATCGACAACCTGCAGCGTGTCAAGCAGAAGCttgagaaagagaagagtgaaTACAAAATGGAGATTGATGATCTTTCCAGCAACATGGAAGCTGTTGCCAAAGGAAAA GCTAATCTTGAAAAGATGTGCCGCACACTTGAGGACCAACTTAGTGaaataaaatccaaaagtgatgAGAGTATTCGCCAGATAAATGATCTCAGTGCTCAAAGAGCAAGACTTCAAACTGAAAATG GTGAGTTTGGCCGGCAGCTGGAGGAGAAGGAGGCTCTGGTTTCTCAGCTCACCAGGGGCAAACAAGCTTTCACTCAGCAAATTGAGGAGCTGAAGAGGCAGAATGAAGAGGAGGTTAAG GCTAAGAACGCACTGGCTCATGCTGTGCAATCAGCCCGTCATGACTGTGACCTGCTCCGTGAGCAGTTTGAGGAAGAGCAGGAGGCAAAGGCTGAGCTGCAGCGGGGAATGTCAAAGGCCAACAGTGAGGTTGCTCAGTGGAGAACCAAATATGAAACTGATGCCATCCAGCGCACTGAGGAACTTGAAGAGTCCAA GAAGAAGCTGGCTCAGCGTCTGCAAGAGGCAGAGGAACAAATTGAGGCAGTGAACTCCAAATGCGCATCTCTGGAGAAGACCAAACAGAGACTCCAGGGTGAGGTGGAGGACCTCATGATTGATGTGGAGAGAGCCAATGCTTTGGCTGCTAACCTTGACAAGAAACAGAGAAACTTTGACAAG GTCCTAGCAGAATGGAAGCAGAAATATGAGGAAGGTCAGGCAGAGCTGGAAGGTGCCCAGAAAGAGGCTCGTTCACTCAGCACTGAACTGTTCAAGATGAAGAACTCCTATGAGGAGACTCTGGATCAGCTGGAGACCCTCAAGCGAGAGAACAAGAATCTGCAAC AGGAGATTTCGGATCTGACAGAGCAGTTAGGCGAGACTGGTAAGAGCATCCATGAGCTGGAAAAGGCAAAGAAGACAGTGGAGACTGAGAAGTCAGAGATTCAGACTGCCCTGGAGGAGGCTGAA GGTACACTGGAGCATGAGGAGTCCAAGATTCTTCGTGTCCAGCTTGAGCTAAACCAGGTCAAAAGTGAGATTGACAGGAAGCTTGCAGAGAAGGATGAGGAGATGGAGCAGATCAAGAGGAACAGCCAGAGAGTCATTGAATCCATGCAgggcactctggactctgaagtCAGGAGCAGGAATGATGCCCTGAGAATCAAGAAGAAGATGGAGGGAGACCTTAATGAGATGGAGATTCAGCTGAGCCATGCCAATCGCCAGGCTGCTGAGGCCCAGAAACAGCTCAGGAATGTTCAGGGACAACTAAAG GATGCTCAACTGCACCTTGACGATGCCCTGAGAGGTCAGGAAGACATGAAGGAGCAGGTGGCCATGGTGGAGCGCAGAAACACTCTGATGCAGTCTGAGATTGAGGAGCTGAGAGCTGCTCTGGAGCAGACAGAGAGAGGCCGCAAAGTGGCTGAACAAGAGCTGGTGGACGCCAGTGAGCGTGTCGGGCTGTTGCACTCTCAG aacacAAGTCTCCTGAATACCAAGAAGAAGCTTGAGGCTGACCTTGTTCAGGTCCAGAGTGAAGTTGATGACACTGTACAGGAAGCCAGAAATGCAGAGGAGAAGGCCAAGAAAGCCATTACTGAT GCTGCAATGATGGCAGAAGAGCTCAAGAAAGAGCAGGACACCAGTGCTCACCTTGAGAGGATGAAGAAGAATCTGGAGGTCACAGTGAAGGACCTTCAGCACCGTCTGGATGAGGCTGAGAATCTGGCCATGAAGGGAGGAAAGAAACAACTCCAGAAGTTGGAGAGCAGG GTCCGTGAGCTTGAGGCTGAAGTTGACGCAGAGCAGAGACGTGGGGGTGATGCTGTTAAAGGTGTCCGCAAATATGAGAGGAGAGTGAAAGAACTCACTTATCAG acTGAGGAGGATAAGAAAAACATCAACAGACTTCAGGATCTGGTTGataagctgcagctgaaggTCAAAGCCTACAAGAGGCAGTCTGAGGAGGCA GAGGAGCAAGCCAACACTCATCTGTCCAAGTTGAGGAAGGTGCAGCATGAACTGGAAGAGGCTGAAGAGCGTGCTGACATTGCTGAGTCTCAGGTCAACAAGCTCAGAGCCAAGAGCCGTGATGCTGGAAAG GCCAAAGAAGAGTGA